Proteins encoded within one genomic window of Paraburkholderia aromaticivorans:
- a CDS encoding porin: protein MKLKWSAALLVAATGCTYAQSSVTLYGIVDTGVSYYNNATSSGGSMVGMPFLTGELPSRWGLKGVEDLGAGYKTFFVLESGFQPGTGLLNYGGRIFGRQANVGVNSDYGSLTLGRQMNMTMYALSNADVIGPSIHSMADFDSYLPNARSDNAVGYLGTFRGITVGGTYSFGRDAAGPAGPQATNCGGQVPGNFVACRQYTALLAYDSASFGVAASYDVMRGGTGASAPLNNSADTDTHNIVDGYVILGPTKIGAGWIRNNVASATHLQSDILFAGATYYATPSFFFDAQGVRYLQRGTAGKNASNSTLVVGRMNYLLSKRTTVYTSVGYMLNSALAANPVAAGGTVGAGMDQLGVMVGLQQKF, encoded by the coding sequence ATGAAATTGAAATGGAGCGCGGCGTTGCTCGTCGCGGCGACTGGGTGCACGTACGCCCAAAGCAGTGTCACGTTATATGGAATCGTCGATACAGGGGTGTCCTACTACAACAACGCAACAAGCAGCGGTGGATCGATGGTTGGGATGCCTTTTCTGACCGGTGAATTACCCTCACGCTGGGGCTTAAAGGGCGTCGAGGACCTTGGCGCGGGCTACAAGACTTTCTTTGTGCTGGAAAGCGGATTTCAACCGGGCACCGGTTTACTCAATTACGGCGGGCGCATCTTCGGCCGTCAGGCGAACGTGGGCGTAAACAGTGACTACGGCTCGCTCACGCTCGGACGCCAGATGAACATGACGATGTACGCGTTGTCGAACGCTGATGTAATCGGCCCTTCGATTCATTCGATGGCCGACTTCGACTCGTATCTGCCGAACGCACGCAGTGACAATGCGGTCGGCTATCTCGGCACATTCCGCGGTATCACAGTTGGTGGAACATACAGCTTTGGCCGTGACGCAGCGGGTCCGGCGGGTCCGCAGGCGACCAACTGTGGAGGACAGGTGCCGGGCAATTTCGTTGCGTGCCGCCAATACACCGCGCTCCTCGCGTATGACTCGGCGAGCTTCGGCGTGGCGGCGTCCTATGACGTGATGCGCGGCGGTACCGGCGCGTCGGCACCGCTCAACAACAGCGCGGATACCGACACGCACAACATCGTCGACGGCTATGTGATCCTCGGCCCGACCAAGATCGGTGCCGGCTGGATCAGAAACAACGTGGCTTCCGCAACTCATTTGCAGTCCGATATTCTCTTCGCGGGGGCTACGTACTACGCCACCCCATCGTTTTTCTTTGACGCACAGGGCGTGCGTTACCTGCAACGCGGGACGGCGGGGAAAAATGCCTCGAACTCGACATTGGTGGTCGGGCGCATGAATTACCTGCTATCGAAGCGCACCACGGTGTACACGTCGGTCGGGTACATGCTCAACAGCGCGCTGGCTGCCAACCCGGTTGCAGCTGGCGGCACTGTCGGAGCTGGTATGGATCAGCTTGGTGTCATGGTTGGTCTCCAGCAAAAGTTTTGA
- a CDS encoding fumarylacetoacetate hydrolase family protein: MKFVFPPEATVAIPVVGSDARFAVRRVYCVGRNYAAHAREMGFDPDREPPFFFCKPTDSVVPVGYGEALELGYPSQTTNYHYEAELVAVIGKGGSDIPLEGALEHVWGYAVGLDMTRRDLQMKMREMGRPWEIGKAFDRSAPIGPIHKASDVGHFESGDLWLTVNGETKQQSNVSHLIWSVAETVADLSKFFQLEPGDLIYTGTPEGVGAVKKGDAVKVGVERLGELQVNIV, from the coding sequence CGCGATTCCGGTGGTGGGTAGTGACGCCCGATTTGCGGTGCGCCGCGTCTATTGCGTTGGCCGAAACTACGCTGCACACGCACGGGAGATGGGATTCGATCCCGATCGCGAGCCGCCGTTTTTCTTCTGTAAGCCGACGGACTCCGTCGTGCCGGTCGGTTACGGCGAGGCACTCGAGCTGGGCTACCCGTCGCAGACCACCAATTATCACTATGAGGCGGAACTGGTGGCCGTGATCGGCAAGGGCGGTTCGGATATTCCGCTCGAGGGTGCGCTCGAGCACGTATGGGGCTATGCGGTAGGTCTGGACATGACGCGTCGCGACCTGCAGATGAAGATGCGCGAAATGGGGCGCCCGTGGGAAATCGGCAAGGCCTTCGACCGTTCCGCACCTATCGGTCCTATCCACAAGGCAAGTGATGTCGGCCATTTCGAGAGCGGCGATCTCTGGCTGACGGTGAACGGGGAGACGAAGCAGCAGAGCAACGTCTCTCACCTGATCTGGTCCGTAGCGGAGACGGTTGCCGATCTCTCGAAGTTCTTCCAGCTCGAGCCTGGCGATCTCATCTATACCGGCACACCGGAAGGTGTCGGTGCGGTGAAGAAGGGCGACGCCGTCAAGGTGGGCGTCGAAAGGCTCGGCGAGTTGCAGGTCAACATCGTATAA
- a CDS encoding LysR family transcriptional regulator: MNISLRQLKAFSEVARLKSFTRAAENLHITQQGLSLMIQDLERQFGCRLFDRTTRTVSLTLAGEQLVAAAHQTISSLDAAASCIGRLSTHARQTLSIATSPLVAATLLPEACSLFREQDPNVTVKVIDVERNQIQPLVEAGEVDVGFGMFLNPAAALERQKIFQCDLVCISAAGSTSPSWQTRPMQRLRWSALANRTLIALRPDNPVQQLVDIQLGAISRASEQRLTFNNIPTVLAMAEAGFGSAILPSFVIAAIRGMNVDVALIEDPVMPLDFYRINLKGRSRAAAEPGFIQALLKIMTKRCALAH, translated from the coding sequence ATGAATATTTCGCTGCGGCAGTTGAAGGCGTTTTCGGAAGTGGCTCGGCTGAAGAGCTTCACCAGGGCAGCTGAAAACCTGCACATTACGCAGCAGGGACTCAGCTTGATGATTCAAGATCTGGAAAGACAGTTTGGATGCCGTCTATTCGACCGGACAACCCGAACGGTCTCGCTGACTTTGGCGGGCGAGCAGCTTGTTGCTGCGGCACATCAGACGATTTCATCGCTCGATGCCGCTGCTTCCTGCATTGGACGGTTGTCCACGCACGCCCGGCAGACGCTGTCGATTGCCACCTCGCCGCTCGTGGCGGCAACCTTGCTGCCTGAGGCATGTTCATTGTTTCGAGAGCAGGATCCCAACGTGACGGTCAAGGTCATCGACGTCGAGCGCAATCAGATTCAACCGCTTGTCGAAGCAGGTGAGGTGGACGTCGGGTTCGGTATGTTCCTGAACCCGGCAGCCGCACTTGAGCGCCAGAAGATTTTCCAGTGCGACCTGGTGTGCATTTCGGCGGCGGGAAGTACGTCTCCGAGCTGGCAGACAAGGCCAATGCAGCGGCTGCGATGGTCGGCGCTAGCCAACCGGACGTTAATTGCGCTCCGCCCCGACAACCCCGTGCAGCAACTGGTCGACATTCAATTGGGGGCGATTTCGCGCGCCAGCGAGCAACGCCTTACTTTCAACAACATTCCGACAGTGCTGGCGATGGCCGAAGCGGGTTTTGGAAGCGCGATCCTGCCGTCATTTGTGATCGCGGCTATTCGAGGGATGAATGTTGATGTAGCGCTGATCGAAGATCCCGTCATGCCTCTGGATTTCTATCGAATCAACCTTAAGGGCCGTTCCCGAGCGGCGGCAGAGCCAGGCTTCATTCAGGCGTTGCTGAAGATAATGACCAAGCGGTGCGCGCTTGCGCATTAG
- a CDS encoding LysR family transcriptional regulator codes for MDRLTEIELFVRIAELGNITKAAEKLELSVSSASRYLIGLETRLGARLVDRGTRRIYLTQIGQEHFERCKQLLAAFQEAESLVSASAVSPNGILRVTSTASFAMNHIGTILPEYARRYPKVTVHVETNNRYANLLDSDVDLAVRTREYESDSSITVRRLAETRRVMAASPDYLTQHGIPRDPGDLNQHQLLLYSYANRPDELHLTRDRVTTVLPVSGAMKSNEGQVIRAAALQGFGILVQPKYVIYDDMVSGRLVPVLDGWELPRLTINLAYASRRFVPAKVRTFIDFLIDHFEAMEFERKWTE; via the coding sequence ATGGACCGACTGACTGAAATTGAGCTCTTCGTACGCATCGCGGAACTCGGAAACATAACCAAGGCTGCCGAGAAACTAGAGTTGTCGGTCTCGTCAGCAAGCCGATACCTGATCGGACTCGAAACACGTCTCGGTGCTCGGCTCGTCGATCGCGGTACGCGGCGAATCTATCTCACGCAAATCGGGCAGGAGCACTTCGAGCGCTGCAAACAATTGCTCGCGGCCTTTCAAGAGGCCGAATCTCTCGTAAGTGCCAGCGCAGTCAGTCCGAACGGCATCCTTCGGGTCACCTCGACCGCTTCTTTTGCAATGAATCATATCGGCACGATTCTGCCCGAATATGCGCGTCGCTATCCGAAGGTCACCGTACACGTCGAAACCAACAACCGCTACGCGAACCTGCTGGATAGCGATGTCGACCTCGCCGTGCGCACGAGGGAATACGAGTCAGACTCGAGCATTACCGTCCGGCGCCTGGCCGAGACCCGGCGCGTGATGGCGGCCTCACCGGACTATCTGACCCAGCACGGGATTCCGCGTGATCCGGGAGACCTGAACCAGCATCAACTCTTGCTCTATAGCTATGCCAATCGACCCGACGAGCTGCATTTGACCCGTGACCGAGTCACGACGGTATTGCCGGTCAGCGGGGCAATGAAAAGTAACGAAGGCCAGGTAATTCGAGCGGCCGCACTGCAAGGTTTTGGAATTCTTGTGCAGCCCAAGTACGTGATTTACGACGACATGGTCAGCGGCCGGTTGGTGCCTGTACTCGACGGATGGGAACTGCCGCGGCTCACGATAAATCTGGCCTACGCGAGTCGACGGTTCGTTCCGGCAAAAGTTCGAACATTCATCGACTTCCTGATCGACCATTTTGAGGCGATGGAATTCGAGCGGAAATGGACGGAATGA
- a CDS encoding DUF1173 domain-containing protein, with the protein MRCFRQSLCLHLLIERLLRRANLGQPQLSPARSFLKRSRSYIGGGNAMSEFRFDDVIVAANAADLQAYLADAHGEKSRPLCMCTPVGVSMYVAKVGGHYVIKRMPNTGGIHAPDCASYEPPAELSGLGEVKGEAIRENIEDGITTLKLDFSLSKAGTRAAPAPSGEAADAVRTDGAKLTLRGTLHYLWEEAGLNRWYPAMTGKRSWYIVRKYVLQAAAGKVSRGEPLGRWLYVPESFSAEHAAGITQRRIAHMAELAASKKTRKLMIAIGEAKEIAESRYGFKIVAKHLPDFPFMLSDDLHRRLQKRFVNELALWDSIEDSHLVFIATFGLMSTGIASIETLAVMVVSANWIPFEHAYDKLMLDALTAHKRRFVKGLRYNLAENKPLACVVLADVLPKPVALYVQPPGIEQEDEDALSGLIEESDMPSWIWRAGEEMPELPAPTLAPAARPSTRAVYTLDEVNAAVADAAASSAGEKSAR; encoded by the coding sequence GTGAGGTGTTTCCGTCAATCGCTGTGCCTGCACCTGTTAATCGAGCGCCTGCTCCGCAGGGCGAACCTGGGGCAGCCGCAATTATCACCGGCACGGTCCTTCCTTAAACGCAGCCGTAGCTACATCGGTGGAGGTAACGCTATGAGCGAGTTTCGATTCGATGACGTGATTGTTGCGGCAAATGCCGCTGATCTGCAGGCGTATCTTGCCGATGCGCACGGCGAGAAATCTCGACCGCTGTGCATGTGTACGCCGGTTGGCGTCTCGATGTATGTCGCGAAAGTCGGGGGACACTATGTGATCAAGCGTATGCCAAACACGGGCGGCATACATGCGCCGGACTGTGCGTCGTACGAGCCGCCGGCAGAGCTCTCCGGTCTGGGTGAGGTGAAAGGTGAGGCTATTCGGGAGAACATTGAAGACGGTATCACCACGCTTAAGCTCGATTTCAGCCTGTCGAAGGCAGGTACAAGAGCAGCGCCAGCGCCCTCGGGTGAAGCGGCGGACGCGGTGCGAACGGACGGCGCGAAGCTGACGCTGCGTGGCACATTGCACTATCTCTGGGAAGAGGCGGGCCTGAATCGTTGGTATCCGGCGATGACGGGCAAACGCAGCTGGTACATCGTGCGGAAATACGTACTACAGGCGGCGGCCGGCAAGGTATCCAGGGGCGAACCACTTGGCCGTTGGCTGTACGTGCCGGAGTCGTTTTCCGCTGAACACGCAGCGGGTATCACGCAGCGCCGCATCGCGCACATGGCCGAGCTAGCAGCCAGCAAGAAGACACGCAAGCTGATGATCGCGATCGGCGAAGCGAAGGAGATCGCCGAGTCGCGTTACGGCTTCAAGATCGTCGCGAAACACCTTCCGGACTTTCCGTTCATGCTGAGCGACGATCTGCATCGGCGGCTCCAGAAGCGTTTTGTGAACGAACTGGCGCTGTGGGACAGCATTGAAGATTCGCACCTGGTGTTCATCGCAACCTTCGGCCTCATGTCTACCGGCATCGCGTCGATCGAGACGCTGGCTGTCATGGTCGTGTCAGCTAACTGGATTCCGTTCGAGCACGCGTACGACAAACTGATGCTCGATGCGCTCACGGCGCACAAACGCCGCTTCGTAAAGGGGCTGCGATACAACCTGGCTGAGAACAAACCGCTCGCGTGCGTGGTGCTGGCCGACGTGTTGCCGAAGCCCGTTGCCCTGTACGTGCAGCCGCCCGGTATTGAACAGGAAGACGAGGACGCGCTGTCAGGTCTGATCGAGGAAAGCGACATGCCGTCTTGGATCTGGCGTGCTGGTGAGGAGATGCCTGAGCTGCCAGCGCCAACGTTGGCCCCTGCTGCGAGACCATCGACGCGTGCCGTCTATACGTTGGATGAAGTTAATGCAGCTGTGGCAGATGCGGCCGCATCGTCAGCGGGCGAGAAGTCTGCACGGTGA
- a CDS encoding FAD-dependent monooxygenase → MKDSGRIERVVIVGGGVGGLTAALALIGQGFQVTVLERAPALEDVGAGIQLSANATRVLSLLGFDETIAASGAEASGVTVRHWNSDRTWDIAEMARGSREKYGHPHCMFHRADLHNMLARAVLSHGAQIIRLDSRCESLDTSGSRPSVILPNGERVEGDIVVGADGVHSRVRAEIVGPDKPRFSGCYAWRGVIPTNRLPDHLRTSVSTHWFGPGRHVVHYPLRGGELTNFVGVVEGLGWEVESWTQKGSMADCLTDFEGWHDDIQTMVRAIDTHFKWALMVRDPILRWSFGRVTLLGDAAHPTLPFLGQGAAMAIEDGYVLARALATHRDDAERALEAYDAARVDRTARMVRGANENAARFHNPRLADPATAAQYIDAEWSPDKVRQRYEWLYEYKADEVPV, encoded by the coding sequence ATGAAAGATTCTGGACGTATTGAGCGAGTCGTCATCGTCGGGGGTGGCGTGGGCGGGCTGACTGCCGCGTTGGCTTTGATAGGCCAAGGCTTCCAGGTGACCGTGCTGGAGCGGGCACCCGCCCTTGAAGACGTGGGGGCAGGCATACAGCTAAGTGCGAACGCCACGCGCGTGCTCAGCCTCTTGGGGTTCGACGAGACGATCGCAGCTTCAGGCGCGGAGGCGTCCGGAGTCACGGTCCGTCATTGGAACAGTGACCGGACGTGGGATATCGCCGAGATGGCCCGAGGCTCTCGCGAGAAGTACGGCCATCCTCATTGCATGTTTCATCGCGCGGACCTTCACAACATGCTTGCGCGAGCGGTTCTGAGCCACGGCGCGCAGATTATCCGGCTGGATAGTCGGTGCGAGTCGCTGGATACGTCCGGATCGAGGCCTTCAGTTATCCTACCTAACGGGGAAAGGGTCGAAGGCGACATCGTGGTTGGAGCAGACGGTGTGCACTCCCGTGTTCGCGCGGAGATCGTGGGTCCCGATAAGCCCCGGTTCTCGGGTTGCTATGCCTGGCGAGGCGTGATTCCGACCAACCGGTTGCCCGACCACCTGCGTACTTCTGTGAGCACCCACTGGTTCGGACCCGGACGGCACGTCGTGCATTATCCGCTTCGCGGCGGTGAGCTTACCAATTTCGTAGGCGTCGTCGAGGGACTCGGCTGGGAGGTTGAATCCTGGACGCAGAAAGGCTCTATGGCTGACTGCTTAACCGATTTCGAAGGCTGGCATGACGACATTCAAACCATGGTTCGCGCCATCGACACCCATTTCAAGTGGGCTCTGATGGTACGTGATCCGATTCTTCGCTGGTCGTTCGGGCGAGTGACGCTGCTTGGAGATGCGGCGCACCCGACGCTGCCTTTCCTTGGGCAAGGCGCGGCTATGGCGATAGAGGATGGCTATGTGCTAGCACGCGCACTGGCGACTCATCGTGATGATGCGGAACGTGCACTTGAGGCCTACGACGCAGCGCGTGTGGATCGTACAGCTCGCATGGTGCGCGGCGCCAATGAAAACGCGGCACGTTTCCACAATCCAAGACTGGCCGATCCGGCTACTGCGGCGCAGTACATCGATGCAGAGTGGTCGCCGGATAAAGTTCGGCAACGCTACGAGTGGCTGTACGAATATAAGGCGGATGAAGTGCCCGTTTGA
- a CDS encoding YciI family protein, with protein sequence MLFLIYRKDKAGHLQVRLDNYEQHLQYLKPLSHKILLGGPTLGAGTGTGDNDMTGSFLILEAEDWAEAEAFVANDPFTKAGLFSTTIIERWKHGKHDDKAA encoded by the coding sequence ATGCTGTTTCTGATTTACCGTAAAGACAAAGCCGGTCACCTTCAGGTCCGCCTCGACAACTACGAGCAGCATCTGCAGTACCTCAAGCCTCTCTCCCACAAAATCCTGTTGGGTGGCCCAACATTGGGTGCCGGAACGGGAACTGGCGACAACGACATGACCGGCAGCTTTCTGATTCTCGAAGCAGAAGACTGGGCCGAAGCCGAAGCTTTCGTCGCAAACGATCCGTTCACCAAGGCAGGTCTGTTTTCAACGACCATCATCGAGCGCTGGAAGCATGGAAAGCATGACGACAAGGCTGCGTAA
- the gorA gene encoding glutathione-disulfide reductase, with protein MSGYDFDLFTVGAGSGGIRASRRAAAFGARVAVAEQRFLGGTCVNIGCIPKKLFSYAAHFKKDLEDSRGYGWSFHQLTFDWRSLLDAKNREIERLNGVYRNLLNQSGVELIWGRATVTGPNTVEVDGRTFTSKYILVATGSSPTLPEIEGAEHCITSDDAFYLDKLPKRVVIVGGGYIAVEFASIFNGLGVDTTLVYRGDRLLKNFDADLGNFLAEQMSKRGVRIRFDTTIRKVDRDGTALSCVTGDEERLSCDTVLYATGRLPNTAALGLESAGVALAANGSIVVDDVFQTAQPSIYAVGDVIHRMQLTPVALAEGMLVADHLFNNGAEHMDYDGVPTAIFSHPNVAIVGLGEEEAIQSGYTVDVYRSIFTPLKHTVSSSGEKVLLKLIVDRESDRVLGVHMVGDDAGELLQGFAVAIKCRATKAQFDTTVGIHPTIAEEFVTMRAKVTA; from the coding sequence GTGTCTGGCTACGATTTCGATCTCTTTACCGTCGGTGCCGGCTCTGGAGGGATTCGCGCAAGTCGACGCGCGGCCGCCTTCGGGGCGCGTGTCGCGGTAGCAGAACAACGTTTCCTGGGCGGCACCTGCGTAAATATCGGATGTATTCCGAAGAAACTGTTTTCTTACGCAGCGCATTTCAAAAAAGACCTGGAAGACTCACGTGGGTATGGCTGGTCGTTTCACCAGCTTACGTTCGACTGGCGCAGCTTGCTGGACGCGAAGAACCGGGAAATTGAGCGGCTGAATGGCGTCTACCGCAATTTGCTAAACCAGTCCGGTGTCGAACTGATCTGGGGAAGGGCAACAGTTACAGGGCCGAACACCGTTGAAGTGGACGGACGCACATTCACGTCGAAGTACATTCTTGTCGCGACAGGAAGCAGTCCCACCCTGCCGGAAATCGAAGGCGCGGAACATTGCATTACCTCGGACGATGCGTTCTATCTCGACAAACTGCCGAAGCGCGTTGTCATCGTCGGGGGCGGCTATATCGCAGTTGAGTTTGCATCCATATTTAACGGCCTTGGTGTAGACACGACGTTGGTCTACCGCGGGGATCGCCTACTCAAGAATTTCGACGCAGACCTCGGTAACTTCCTTGCGGAGCAGATGAGCAAGCGAGGCGTGCGCATCCGGTTCGACACGACAATCCGAAAAGTTGATCGTGACGGCACGGCATTGAGTTGCGTGACGGGCGATGAAGAGCGGCTGTCCTGTGACACAGTCCTCTACGCAACCGGGCGGCTACCGAATACCGCAGCTTTGGGTTTGGAGTCGGCCGGCGTCGCGCTTGCGGCGAACGGGTCGATCGTGGTTGACGATGTCTTCCAAACTGCTCAGCCGTCAATATACGCGGTCGGAGACGTTATTCATCGAATGCAACTGACGCCTGTTGCGTTGGCCGAGGGTATGCTGGTTGCGGATCATCTTTTCAATAACGGTGCAGAACACATGGATTACGACGGTGTTCCTACGGCGATCTTTAGTCATCCGAATGTCGCCATCGTTGGGCTGGGCGAGGAAGAGGCAATCCAGAGTGGGTACACGGTCGACGTGTACCGTAGCATTTTCACGCCTCTCAAGCATACCGTTTCGTCGTCCGGCGAAAAGGTGTTGCTCAAGCTGATCGTTGACCGCGAAAGCGATCGCGTCCTCGGTGTTCATATGGTAGGTGACGACGCGGGTGAGCTTCTTCAGGGCTTTGCCGTGGCGATCAAGTGCAGGGCGACGAAGGCGCAGTTCGATACTACCGTGGGTATTCATCCCACGATCGCCGAAGAATTCGTCACGATGCGCGCCAAGGTTACTGCTTAA
- a CDS encoding intradiol ring-cleavage dioxygenase, whose protein sequence is MMNLDENNITEEVLRRIENTPDKRLKEIMTALVKNLHTFAREIRLTEAEWMKGVEFLTKTGQISDEVRQEMILLSDTLGLSQLVVAQNHSRPQGATEQTVFGPFHVEGARTLPAHGADIGGEAVGDPLWVTARISDLDGRAVSDTLVDVWQADSAGFYDVQDTDWNLDDAELRAVVKTDAEGRFSFRSVMPSSYPIPMDGPVGQMMRATNRHPMRPAHIHFMVRKAGFDTLVTHVFAEGDAYLDSDAVFGVRSSCIGNYIRHEPGVTPDGTNSENPFYTLDYVFKLVRSEK, encoded by the coding sequence ATGATGAACCTTGACGAAAACAATATCACGGAAGAAGTGCTTCGACGGATCGAAAATACACCAGATAAGCGTCTTAAAGAAATTATGACGGCGCTGGTGAAGAATCTTCATACCTTCGCGCGCGAAATTCGCCTCACCGAGGCCGAATGGATGAAGGGTGTCGAATTTCTGACGAAAACAGGTCAAATCAGCGACGAGGTCCGGCAAGAAATGATCTTGCTCTCGGACACGTTGGGCCTTTCCCAGCTAGTCGTCGCACAGAATCACAGCCGGCCTCAGGGCGCGACTGAACAAACGGTGTTCGGTCCATTTCACGTCGAGGGCGCTCGCACTCTGCCGGCGCACGGCGCCGATATCGGCGGTGAAGCCGTTGGGGATCCGCTTTGGGTGACGGCACGGATCTCCGATCTGGATGGCCGTGCTGTTTCAGACACTTTGGTTGACGTTTGGCAGGCCGACAGCGCAGGATTCTACGATGTTCAGGATACGGACTGGAACCTGGACGATGCGGAATTGCGCGCGGTGGTGAAGACCGACGCGGAAGGCCGCTTTAGCTTCCGCTCGGTCATGCCGAGCAGCTACCCGATTCCAATGGACGGTCCTGTTGGCCAGATGATGAGGGCGACAAATCGGCATCCGATGCGTCCCGCTCACATTCACTTCATGGTCCGGAAAGCGGGATTTGATACGCTCGTTACGCACGTTTTCGCCGAAGGGGATGCATATCTCGACTCCGATGCAGTCTTCGGAGTGCGGAGTTCCTGTATTGGGAATTACATTCGGCACGAACCTGGTGTCACTCCGGATGGAACCAACAGCGAAAACCCGTTCTACACGTTGGACTATGTATTCAAGTTGGTCCGATCGGAGAAATGA
- the maiA gene encoding maleylacetoacetate isomerase — MQLYSFFNSSTSYRLRIALALKKVPFEYAAVNIRTAEHRAPDYVDDVNPSALVPAVVDGDFSLGQSLAIIDWLDTRYPTPRLIPLDGEQRARVLELSYLVACDIHPINNLRILKYLDTTLKVLPEQKSAWYRHWVKEGMEGVERLLEKYGRGPWCFGSEPTLADCCLVPQIANALRMGCELDAYPRSMVVFRHASEHPAFDAAQPKLQPDFVPS, encoded by the coding sequence ATGCAACTTTACAGCTTTTTTAATAGCTCGACGTCGTATCGACTACGTATCGCGCTCGCACTCAAAAAGGTGCCGTTTGAGTACGCTGCGGTGAATATCCGCACTGCTGAACACCGCGCACCAGACTACGTCGATGACGTCAATCCGTCCGCTTTAGTACCTGCCGTTGTGGACGGCGATTTCAGTCTGGGTCAGTCGCTCGCGATCATTGACTGGCTGGATACCCGATATCCGACGCCGCGCCTCATTCCACTCGATGGCGAGCAGCGAGCCCGGGTACTCGAGTTGTCGTATCTGGTTGCGTGCGACATTCATCCCATCAACAACCTGCGCATCCTCAAATATCTGGATACGACGCTTAAGGTGTTGCCCGAGCAGAAAAGCGCATGGTATCGGCACTGGGTCAAGGAAGGCATGGAAGGTGTCGAACGGCTGCTCGAGAAATACGGAAGGGGTCCATGGTGCTTCGGCAGCGAACCCACTCTCGCCGACTGCTGTCTTGTGCCGCAGATTGCAAACGCACTCCGGATGGGATGCGAGCTCGATGCCTATCCGCGCAGCATGGTGGTTTTCCGGCATGCGAGCGAGCATCCGGCGTTTGACGCGGCACAGCCGAAGTTGCAGCCTGATTTCGTCCCGTCGTGA